In Erythrobacter litoralis HTCC2594, a single genomic region encodes these proteins:
- the mscL gene encoding large conductance mechanosensitive channel protein MscL → MSLGTEFKKFIARGNVVDLAVGVVIGAAFSGIVTQLTEAILMPLIGWIFGDIDFSNWFLRLGEIPEGYEGALDNYEQLKEAGVAMIGYGALITALINFLIVAFALFMLVRSVNKVSDEIKARQAETEDSSKSDDVPTDPQLDVLKKILAELRSDGASKPDSTPEKGPMG, encoded by the coding sequence ATGAGCCTTGGGACGGAATTCAAGAAATTCATCGCGCGCGGCAACGTCGTCGATCTCGCCGTCGGCGTGGTGATCGGCGCGGCGTTCAGCGGCATCGTCACCCAGCTGACCGAAGCGATCCTCATGCCGCTGATCGGCTGGATATTCGGCGATATCGACTTTTCCAACTGGTTCCTGCGGCTGGGCGAGATCCCCGAAGGCTATGAAGGCGCGCTCGACAATTACGAGCAGTTGAAAGAGGCCGGTGTCGCGATGATCGGCTACGGCGCGCTGATCACGGCGCTGATCAACTTCCTGATCGTGGCCTTTGCCTTGTTCATGCTCGTGCGCAGCGTCAACAAGGTCAGCGACGAGATCAAGGCGCGGCAGGCCGAGACCGAGGACAGCTCCAAGAGCGACGACGTGCCGACCGACCCGCAGCTCGATGTGCTCAAGAAGATCCTCGCCGAGCTGCGTTCGGATGGGGCGAGCAAGCCGGATTCGACGCCGGAAAAGGGGCCGATGGGCTAG
- a CDS encoding LemA family protein, with the protein MNIRSAFRSIVLGLGALSLAACGINSVPAAEENAKAKWADVEAQFQRRANLIPNLVEVAQGAAENERGILTEVTEARARATGINIDADDLGDEAKMQEFAAAQSQLGAGLGRLLASFEAYPQIQSNQNFLALQSQLEGTENRIAVAIRDYNEAVRQYNTTIRTFPDTIGANIIHGAEPLAPYEAATQGAEVAPTIDMTNGN; encoded by the coding sequence ATGAACATTCGCTCTGCGTTTCGCTCGATCGTACTCGGTCTGGGCGCGCTTTCGCTTGCAGCTTGCGGCATCAACTCGGTGCCGGCGGCCGAAGAAAACGCCAAGGCCAAGTGGGCCGACGTCGAAGCGCAATTCCAGCGCCGCGCCAATCTCATTCCCAACCTCGTCGAAGTCGCGCAGGGCGCGGCCGAGAATGAGCGCGGCATCCTGACCGAAGTGACCGAGGCACGCGCCCGTGCGACCGGCATCAACATCGACGCAGACGACCTCGGCGATGAAGCCAAGATGCAGGAATTCGCCGCTGCGCAGAGCCAGCTCGGTGCCGGGCTCGGTCGTCTGCTGGCCAGCTTCGAGGCCTATCCGCAGATCCAGTCGAACCAGAACTTCCTCGCTCTCCAGAGCCAGCTGGAAGGGACCGAGAACCGCATCGCCGTCGCCATCCGCGACTATAACGAAGCAGTGCGCCAGTATAACACCACGATCCGGACTTTCCCGGACACGATCGGTGCCAACATCATTCACGGCGCGGAACCGCTCGCGCCCTACGAAGCTGCAACCCAAGGCGCCGAGGTCGCACCGACCATCGACATGACCAACGGCAACTGA
- a CDS encoding TPM domain-containing protein codes for MTAVHSLLARLAFAIAALAAVVAGPVSAQDFPALSGRVVDAADILSNSEEAQLTANLAAVEEQNGRQFVVATIPDLQGYPIEDYGYRLGREWGIGDAERNDGILLIVAPNERKVRIEVGYGLEGVMTDALSKVIIERNIIPHFKADNLPRGIEAGSDAIIRQISLPEEEALAIASQAQSQGTGSRYEGLGTIAKIVLIFVLLALPWVFFILPMIIFAKLYPKRYKKWKKRRSRGGRIYSGGSRSYSSSSSFSGGGGSFGGGGASGSW; via the coding sequence TTGACCGCGGTCCACTCGCTGTTAGCCAGGCTGGCCTTTGCCATCGCTGCTCTTGCGGCAGTGGTGGCGGGGCCGGTGTCGGCGCAGGATTTTCCCGCCTTGAGCGGGCGGGTGGTCGACGCGGCCGACATTCTTTCAAACTCTGAAGAGGCCCAGCTGACCGCCAATCTGGCAGCGGTGGAGGAGCAGAACGGGCGACAATTCGTGGTGGCGACGATTCCCGATCTCCAAGGCTATCCGATCGAGGATTACGGCTACCGGCTCGGGCGCGAATGGGGCATCGGCGATGCAGAACGCAACGACGGGATACTGCTGATCGTCGCGCCCAACGAGCGCAAGGTGCGGATCGAAGTCGGCTACGGTCTTGAAGGCGTGATGACCGATGCCCTCAGCAAGGTTATCATCGAGCGCAACATCATCCCGCATTTCAAGGCCGACAATCTGCCGCGCGGGATCGAGGCAGGCAGCGACGCCATCATCCGCCAGATCAGCCTGCCCGAAGAGGAGGCACTGGCGATCGCGTCGCAGGCGCAATCGCAAGGCACCGGGAGCCGCTACGAAGGTCTCGGTACGATTGCCAAAATCGTCCTCATCTTCGTGTTGCTGGCGCTGCCATGGGTGTTCTTCATCCTGCCGATGATCATCTTCGCCAAGCTCTATCCGAAGCGGTACAAGAAGTGGAAGAAGCGCCGCAGCCGGGGCGGGCGTATCTACAGCGGCGGCTCGCGCTCCTATTCGAGCAGCAGCAGTTTTTCAGGCGGCGGCGGGTCCTTCGGTGGCGGCGGCGCGAGCGGGAGTTGGTAA
- a CDS encoding TPM domain-containing protein has translation MQVVSRVLVMLALVFSVPAMAQSFPELSGRVVDQANVIPADVEAQLTEKLAALEAQTQRQLVVATISDLEGYDIADYGYQLGRAWGIGDAERNDGALLIVAPNDRKVRIEVGYGLEGYLTDAISSLIIQNQILPAFREGDLPGGIVAGTDSIIQQLQLSPEEAQRVAAEVSQQRQSDGGFPVGALIWLGVIFFFFVLPLMRGRGRRRRYRGRGRDMSDTARDIILWEVGTSILSGMLSGGDDWGGGGGGFGGGGFSGGGGSFGGGGASGGW, from the coding sequence ATGCAGGTGGTATCGCGAGTTCTCGTCATGCTGGCGCTGGTCTTCAGCGTCCCGGCCATGGCGCAGAGCTTTCCCGAATTGAGCGGCCGGGTGGTCGACCAGGCGAATGTCATCCCTGCCGACGTCGAAGCGCAGCTGACCGAGAAGCTCGCCGCGCTCGAGGCACAGACGCAGCGGCAATTGGTGGTCGCCACCATCTCCGATCTCGAAGGCTACGATATCGCCGACTACGGCTACCAACTCGGCCGCGCCTGGGGCATCGGCGATGCGGAGCGCAATGACGGCGCGCTGCTGATCGTCGCGCCCAACGATCGCAAGGTCCGGATAGAAGTCGGCTACGGGCTCGAGGGATACCTGACAGACGCGATCTCTTCGCTGATCATCCAGAACCAGATCCTGCCAGCCTTCCGCGAAGGCGACCTGCCTGGCGGCATTGTCGCAGGCACCGACAGCATCATCCAGCAGTTGCAATTGTCGCCGGAAGAGGCGCAGCGCGTCGCCGCCGAGGTGAGCCAGCAGCGTCAAAGCGATGGCGGCTTCCCGGTCGGCGCGCTGATCTGGCTCGGCGTGATCTTCTTTTTCTTCGTCCTGCCGCTGATGCGCGGGCGCGGGCGTCGCCGGCGCTATCGTGGCCGAGGGCGCGACATGTCCGATACCGCGCGCGACATCATCCTGTGGGAAGTCGGCACGTCGATCCTCAGCGGCATGCTGAGTGGCGGCGACGACTGGGGCGGCGGTGGTGGCGGCTTCGGCGGAGGCGGCTTCTCCGGCGGCGGTGGTTCATTCGGAGGCGGCGGCGCCTCGGGGGGTTGGTAA
- a CDS encoding TPM domain-containing protein translates to MAYLNEAQHKIVSDAVGAAEASTSGEIVTVLADRSDGYTDVILVWAAVVSFTLMSIFAAVPQPFMDFYDGLFGGWDHEWTTGELASMTILLGLLGFVLTWAVLSWDRLTFLAVPGPVKTARVHQRAIKHFKVGAERRTTGRTGIMIYLSMREHRAEIVADEPIAKLVDAEVWGEAMEDMLVEIKQGRIAEGMAAGVRDVGVVLSEHFPRTDDDENELPDRLIEV, encoded by the coding sequence ATGGCATATCTGAACGAAGCGCAGCACAAGATCGTCTCCGACGCGGTCGGTGCGGCCGAGGCGAGCACATCGGGCGAGATCGTCACGGTCCTCGCCGACCGATCCGATGGCTACACCGATGTGATCCTGGTCTGGGCGGCAGTGGTGTCCTTCACGCTCATGAGCATATTCGCCGCTGTCCCCCAGCCCTTCATGGATTTCTACGACGGGCTGTTCGGCGGGTGGGACCATGAATGGACCACCGGCGAGCTCGCCAGCATGACGATCCTGCTGGGCCTGCTCGGCTTCGTGCTTACCTGGGCGGTGCTCAGTTGGGACAGGCTCACCTTTCTCGCCGTCCCGGGCCCGGTGAAGACCGCCCGTGTGCACCAGCGCGCGATCAAGCATTTCAAGGTCGGGGCCGAGCGCCGCACCACCGGGCGCACCGGGATCATGATCTACCTGTCGATGCGCGAGCACCGTGCCGAGATCGTTGCCGACGAACCGATTGCCAAACTGGTCGATGCCGAGGTCTGGGGCGAGGCGATGGAAGACATGCTGGTCGAGATCAAACAGGGCCGGATCGCCGAAGGCATGGCCGCGGGAGTCCGCGATGTCGGGGTGGTCCTGTCCGAACACTTCCCGCGCACCGACGATGACGAAAACGAGTTGCCGGACCGGTTGATAGAGGTGTGA
- a CDS encoding NUDIX hydrolase produces the protein MTDPDANLPEEIMWQGKFVTAKRRGRWEYASRSRGIRAAAIVAIDDEGHVLLVEQCRVPLGRVCLEIPAGLIGDHEGQEDEDAVEAAIRELEEETGYRAGRMEVIGEFYSSPGMVSEAFTLIRAHDLVKVGEGGGTDSEDITIHRVRLRDLPQFVADWRKRGHGVDVRIAMLMAPHFLGEDFR, from the coding sequence ATGACAGACCCCGATGCCAACCTGCCCGAAGAGATCATGTGGCAGGGCAAGTTCGTTACCGCCAAACGCCGCGGACGCTGGGAATATGCCAGCCGCTCGCGCGGCATCCGCGCCGCCGCCATCGTCGCCATCGACGACGAAGGGCATGTCCTGCTGGTCGAGCAATGTCGCGTGCCGCTGGGCCGCGTCTGCCTGGAAATCCCCGCTGGCCTGATCGGCGATCACGAGGGGCAGGAAGACGAAGACGCGGTCGAAGCGGCGATCCGCGAGCTGGAGGAAGAAACCGGCTACCGCGCCGGCCGCATGGAAGTGATCGGCGAATTCTATTCCAGCCCTGGCATGGTCAGCGAGGCTTTCACACTCATCCGCGCACACGACCTCGTGAAGGTCGGCGAAGGCGGCGGGACCGATAGCGAGGACATCACCATCCACCGGGTCAGACTGCGCGACCTGCCGCAATTCGTTGCGGACTGGCGCAAACGCGGCCACGGTGTCGATGTTCGGATCGCCATGCTGATGGCGCCGCATTTTCTGGGAGAGGATTTTAGATGA
- a CDS encoding SDR family oxidoreductase, whose product MTGRVAGKMALVTGAAQGLGAQHCKTLAAEGAKVLCTDINGDGAAETAAAINAEHGEGTAWSIQHDVTDRAQWDAAVAMARDEMRGLNVLVNNAGIGVAGNIETCKLEDWHRCFAINVDGIFYGCQAALPLMREHAPGSIINISSIAGLIASDTMPAYNASKASVWMLSKSIALHCAKNNMQIRCNSVHPTFVDTPILDGTAKHHNLDKGVLLEKLARQIPLKFVGEPSDIANAVLYLASDESRFMTGAELKLDGGISAM is encoded by the coding sequence ATGACTGGACGTGTAGCGGGCAAGATGGCGCTGGTTACCGGGGCTGCGCAGGGACTGGGAGCGCAGCATTGCAAGACGCTCGCTGCCGAAGGCGCCAAGGTGCTGTGTACCGACATCAATGGCGATGGTGCTGCTGAAACCGCCGCCGCGATCAATGCCGAACATGGCGAAGGCACCGCCTGGTCGATCCAGCACGACGTTACCGATCGCGCGCAATGGGATGCCGCCGTTGCGATGGCGCGCGACGAGATGCGCGGGCTCAACGTGCTGGTGAACAATGCCGGGATCGGCGTGGCGGGCAATATCGAGACCTGCAAGCTCGAAGACTGGCACCGCTGCTTTGCGATCAATGTCGACGGCATCTTCTATGGCTGCCAGGCCGCCCTGCCCCTGATGCGGGAGCATGCACCCGGTTCGATCATCAACATCAGCTCGATCGCGGGGCTGATCGCGAGCGATACGATGCCGGCCTACAACGCGTCCAAGGCGTCTGTGTGGATGCTCAGCAAGTCGATCGCGCTGCATTGCGCCAAGAACAATATGCAGATCCGCTGCAACTCGGTGCATCCGACTTTCGTCGATACGCCGATCCTCGACGGAACGGCGAAGCATCACAATCTCGACAAGGGTGTCTTGCTGGAGAAGCTGGCGCGGCAGATCCCGCTCAAATTCGTCGGCGAGCCGAGCGATATTGCCAATGCGGTGCTGTATCTGGCGAGTGATGAGAGCAGGTTCATGACCGGTGCGGAGCTGAAGCTCGACGGCGGTATCTCGGCCATGTGA
- a CDS encoding PspC domain-containing protein, translating into MNQIRNTNPGGPPSKEFRLDRRNGKIWGVCAGIANYFGWDPMLVRIGFVAGTLIGFGSLILVYAAIALIAD; encoded by the coding sequence GTGAACCAGATCCGTAACACCAATCCGGGCGGCCCGCCGTCGAAAGAGTTTCGACTGGACCGCCGCAATGGCAAGATCTGGGGCGTGTGCGCCGGTATCGCCAACTACTTCGGCTGGGACCCCATGCTGGTCCGCATCGGCTTCGTCGCCGGCACGCTGATCGGCTTCGGATCGCTGATCCTGGTCTATGCCGCAATCGCTCTGATTGCAGATTGA
- the recF gene encoding DNA replication/repair protein RecF (All proteins in this family for which functions are known are DNA-binding proteins that assist the filamentation of RecA onto DNA for the initiation of recombination or recombinational repair.) — protein MALDRITLSNLRNHAETRLQGTARFNLLVGENGAGKTNVLEAISLLAPGRGLRRAALPDIARAGGGGGFTVGASLTPGDGGEPVQLGTMVDPARPGRRRVRVNGAEASAVSLGEWLAIGWLTPAMDGIFMGPAGDRRRFVDRMALALDPLHARHASRYENVLRERNRLLGDEREPDPTWLDGIEAQMAKHGSALAQSRARLVGVLVETLASHPDEPFARPLLAILTESPFEEEALRVALRANRGRDRRAGRTLIGPHRDDLTVTMAGKDTPAASCSTGEQKAMLIAITLAHGELAARGRPGVMLLDEVAAHIDPVRREALFERLRETGAQVWMTGTELAPFAAIEAEAAVWRVSGGSLEKL, from the coding sequence ATGGCGCTCGATCGCATCACCCTTTCCAACCTTCGCAACCACGCTGAAACCCGGCTACAAGGAACCGCGCGCTTCAATCTGTTGGTCGGCGAGAACGGCGCCGGGAAGACCAATGTGCTGGAGGCGATTTCATTGCTCGCGCCCGGGCGCGGTCTGCGCCGGGCGGCCCTGCCTGACATAGCGCGTGCGGGCGGTGGCGGTGGCTTCACCGTGGGTGCCAGCCTGACACCGGGCGATGGCGGGGAGCCGGTTCAATTGGGCACCATGGTCGATCCGGCCCGCCCCGGACGGCGGCGGGTGCGCGTCAATGGCGCGGAAGCGAGCGCTGTCTCGCTCGGCGAATGGCTCGCGATCGGCTGGTTGACCCCGGCGATGGACGGCATCTTCATGGGCCCCGCCGGCGACCGGCGGCGTTTTGTGGACCGCATGGCGCTGGCCCTCGACCCGCTCCACGCGCGCCACGCCAGTCGCTATGAGAATGTCCTGCGCGAGCGGAACCGCCTGCTTGGCGACGAGCGCGAGCCCGACCCCACCTGGCTCGACGGGATCGAAGCGCAAATGGCCAAGCACGGGAGCGCGCTGGCGCAAAGCCGCGCGCGACTGGTAGGCGTTTTGGTGGAGACGCTCGCCTCGCACCCCGACGAGCCATTTGCCCGCCCGTTACTCGCGATCCTGACCGAGAGCCCTTTCGAGGAAGAAGCTTTACGCGTCGCCCTGCGCGCTAATCGCGGGCGGGATCGCCGCGCCGGTCGCACCCTCATCGGGCCGCACCGTGACGATCTGACAGTCACCATGGCCGGGAAAGATACGCCCGCCGCTTCGTGCTCCACAGGCGAGCAGAAAGCGATGTTGATTGCCATCACGCTGGCTCATGGCGAACTGGCCGCGCGCGGCAGGCCTGGCGTGATGCTGCTCGATGAAGTGGCCGCCCATATCGACCCCGTCCGGCGGGAGGCGCTGTTCGAGCGCCTCCGCGAGACTGGCGCTCAGGTCTGGATGACAGGGACCGAATTGGCGCCGTTTGCTGCGATCGAAGCCGAAGCGGCGGTGTGGCGGGTGAGTGGCGGAAGTCTGGAGAAATTGTGA
- a CDS encoding arylesterase translates to MGPERRILAFGDSLFAGYNVAKSDSYPAKLESALRARGINARVTNAGVSGDTSAAGLQRFEFTLDSLQETPDLLILELGGNDLLRGLSPDETRRNLESMIRTAQARGIDVLLMGMRSPANMGAQFVEEFNGLYAELAEQYGTDFIPVWVESVADRPELIQDDRVHPTEAGIELLVSETLDDVVAAIPEATN, encoded by the coding sequence ATGGGTCCCGAGCGGCGAATCCTTGCCTTCGGGGATAGCCTGTTTGCAGGATACAATGTCGCCAAGAGCGATAGCTATCCGGCCAAACTGGAAAGCGCTCTAAGGGCACGAGGCATCAATGCGCGGGTCACGAATGCCGGTGTTTCCGGCGATACCAGCGCGGCGGGGCTGCAGCGGTTCGAATTCACGCTCGACTCGTTGCAGGAGACACCCGACCTGCTGATCCTGGAGCTCGGGGGGAACGACCTGCTGCGCGGGCTTTCGCCCGATGAGACGCGTAGAAATCTTGAAAGCATGATCCGGACGGCGCAGGCGCGCGGGATCGATGTCTTGCTGATGGGCATGCGCTCCCCCGCCAATATGGGCGCGCAATTCGTCGAGGAATTCAATGGCCTCTATGCCGAGCTCGCCGAGCAATATGGCACCGACTTCATCCCGGTCTGGGTGGAATCCGTGGCCGACAGGCCCGAACTGATCCAGGACGACCGGGTCCATCCGACCGAGGCGGGAATCGAACTGCTGGTGAGCGAAACGCTGGACGACGTGGTCGCAGCAATACCTGAAGCGACAAACTGA
- a CDS encoding ABC transporter ATP-binding protein — protein MTDTPNAPAPGAGSRTLAISARNLTLTLGQEKHPVEILKGIDLDVQRGEVLALLGPSGSGKSSLMAVLSGLERATSGSVKVAGAEFSGMDEDGLAKARRGRIGIVLQAFHLLPTMTATENVATPMELSGAKDVRARATAELEAVGLGHRLDHYPTQLSGGEQQRVAIARATAPRPELIFADEPTGNLDAATGAEIIDMLFARRAETGATLVIITHDPSLAERCDRIITLADGVIDTDTAANGQILAAE, from the coding sequence GTGACTGATACCCCCAACGCACCCGCCCCCGGCGCCGGTTCCCGAACCCTCGCTATTTCCGCGCGCAACCTGACCCTTACTCTGGGTCAGGAAAAGCATCCGGTCGAAATCCTCAAGGGCATCGATCTCGATGTGCAGCGGGGAGAAGTCCTTGCCCTGCTCGGCCCTTCCGGTTCCGGCAAGAGCTCGCTGATGGCGGTGCTATCCGGGCTCGAACGCGCCACGTCCGGCTCGGTGAAGGTGGCAGGGGCCGAATTCAGCGGCATGGACGAGGACGGCCTCGCCAAAGCCCGCCGCGGCCGGATCGGAATAGTGCTGCAGGCATTCCACCTGCTACCGACGATGACCGCGACGGAAAATGTCGCCACGCCGATGGAGCTTTCCGGCGCGAAGGACGTGCGGGCGCGAGCCACAGCCGAACTCGAGGCCGTCGGCCTCGGCCACAGGCTCGACCACTACCCGACCCAGCTGTCCGGCGGCGAGCAGCAGCGTGTCGCCATCGCCCGCGCCACCGCGCCGCGACCGGAACTGATCTTCGCCGATGAACCGACGGGCAACCTCGATGCCGCCACCGGCGCGGAAATCATCGACATGCTGTTCGCCCGCCGCGCCGAGACCGGGGCCACGCTGGTCATTATCACCCACGATCCCTCGCTCGCCGAACGCTGCGACCGGATCATCACGCTCGCCGACGGTGTGATCGACACCGATACCGCCGCCAATGGCCAGATCCTCGCTGCGGAATGA
- a CDS encoding ABC transporter permease → MKSDTISWGTAWTLARRELNLRFKGLRLLLVCLFLGTGALAAIGTLTGAIEDELANRGQELLGGDLEVEIWQRSPNDEEIAALEEYGELSLGTRLQVVARKGDATAPVGLKSVGDNYPLYGELTLTDGRSVGAPARGEAWVGQGAMDRLDIEMGDTFDIGTSTLVAAGVIANEPDKLSEGFQLGPTVITDLQTPYDAGLIQPGAMYQSKTRIAFDNPGRDPEAVQDELTQQFPLAGFDFRDRDRASPGADRFVGRMGEFLTLVGLAALVIAGIGIGGGVSSYLEARRSSIATLKVLGATSGDIARIYALQIGLAAVVGSVAGLAVGLAITPLLGIALQGLLPVSSGFTVEPGALLLASAYGLLVAVVFAATPLLRARQFPAMALMRARVAPLTRDRAAWLWVGGGLVGIVALALLTSRDPLLAAGFLGGAAGMLAVLALLGWTIRSLASKVGRPRNPLVRNALANLSRPGTSTGALVTALGFGLSAFVLLAAIQSAIDGNIQSRVPQEAPDYFVLDIPRDRVGEFEQVVWSQDEDATIRAVPSLRGSVTAFGPEGNMTRVAEMESIPDGAWVLRGERGLTYADDVPPGNTIVEGEWWGPFYDGEPAVSLDADFAEAAGIAIGDTMTIALLGVERTVRVANFRTIDWESMGFNYALVFSPNALEDAPHNLAATIEFSRDDIPTGPLLRELVQTFPSSSVIEVGQMLVQARTILSQVGIATLAAASVAVLAGLAVLLGAIAAARAARTYDTVVLRVLGASRNQVLMMQLIEYALLALILAVVALAIGSGLGWLVVTQLFEFDWLPDWGIVLAVLGAGLALVVTFALAGSLPLLRAKPAQALRAL, encoded by the coding sequence ATGAAGAGCGACACCATCTCCTGGGGCACGGCGTGGACGCTGGCCCGGCGCGAGCTGAACCTGCGCTTCAAAGGTCTCCGTCTGTTGCTGGTATGCCTGTTCCTCGGCACCGGCGCGCTGGCGGCCATCGGTACGCTGACCGGCGCGATCGAGGACGAACTGGCCAATCGCGGGCAGGAATTGCTCGGCGGCGACCTCGAAGTCGAAATCTGGCAGCGCAGCCCGAATGACGAGGAAATCGCCGCGCTCGAGGAATACGGCGAGCTTTCTCTCGGCACGCGGCTGCAGGTCGTCGCGCGCAAAGGCGATGCGACCGCGCCCGTCGGCCTCAAGTCTGTGGGCGACAATTATCCGCTTTACGGCGAACTGACCCTTACCGATGGCCGCAGCGTCGGTGCGCCTGCCAGAGGCGAAGCATGGGTGGGACAGGGCGCCATGGACCGGCTCGATATCGAAATGGGCGACACCTTCGACATCGGCACCAGTACGCTTGTCGCCGCCGGCGTGATCGCCAACGAGCCCGACAAACTTTCCGAAGGCTTCCAGCTCGGCCCGACCGTCATCACCGATCTGCAGACACCCTATGATGCCGGGCTGATCCAGCCGGGCGCGATGTACCAGTCCAAGACCCGAATCGCTTTCGACAATCCCGGCCGCGATCCCGAAGCGGTGCAGGACGAACTGACCCAGCAATTCCCGCTCGCCGGGTTCGATTTCCGCGACCGCGATCGTGCCAGCCCCGGTGCAGACCGCTTCGTCGGCCGCATGGGGGAATTCCTGACGCTGGTCGGCCTCGCCGCGCTGGTGATCGCGGGGATCGGCATCGGCGGCGGGGTCTCCTCCTATCTCGAAGCGCGACGCAGCAGCATCGCGACGCTCAAGGTGCTCGGCGCGACGAGCGGCGATATTGCGCGGATCTACGCACTCCAGATCGGCCTCGCAGCCGTGGTCGGCAGCGTGGCCGGCCTCGCTGTCGGTTTGGCGATCACGCCGCTCTTAGGCATCGCCCTGCAAGGCTTGCTACCGGTCTCGAGCGGGTTCACGGTGGAACCGGGCGCGCTGCTGCTCGCGAGCGCCTATGGTTTGCTGGTCGCCGTCGTTTTCGCCGCGACGCCGCTGCTGCGTGCCCGCCAGTTCCCCGCCATGGCGCTGATGCGCGCACGCGTCGCCCCGCTGACGCGCGACAGGGCCGCATGGCTGTGGGTCGGCGGCGGGCTGGTCGGCATCGTGGCCCTTGCCCTGCTCACCTCGCGCGATCCGCTGCTCGCCGCCGGTTTTCTCGGCGGTGCGGCAGGCATGCTGGCCGTGCTCGCGCTCCTCGGCTGGACTATCCGTAGCTTGGCGAGCAAGGTGGGCAGGCCCAGAAATCCGTTGGTCCGCAACGCGCTCGCCAATCTCTCGCGCCCCGGCACGTCCACCGGCGCGCTGGTGACCGCCCTCGGTTTCGGGCTTAGCGCCTTCGTCCTGTTGGCAGCCATCCAGAGCGCCATCGACGGCAATATCCAGAGCCGCGTGCCACAGGAAGCGCCGGACTATTTCGTGCTCGACATTCCGCGCGACCGCGTCGGCGAATTCGAACAGGTCGTCTGGTCGCAGGACGAAGATGCGACGATCCGCGCCGTGCCCTCGCTGCGCGGTTCCGTCACCGCCTTCGGCCCGGAAGGCAACATGACACGCGTGGCCGAGATGGAAAGCATTCCCGATGGCGCCTGGGTGCTGCGGGGCGAGCGCGGACTGACCTATGCCGACGACGTGCCGCCCGGAAATACGATCGTGGAAGGCGAGTGGTGGGGGCCATTCTATGACGGCGAACCCGCCGTATCGCTCGATGCCGATTTCGCCGAGGCTGCGGGGATCGCAATTGGCGACACTATGACTATCGCCCTGCTCGGCGTCGAACGGACCGTGCGCGTTGCGAATTTCAGGACCATCGACTGGGAGAGCATGGGCTTCAACTATGCGCTTGTCTTCAGTCCCAATGCGCTTGAGGACGCTCCCCACAATCTTGCCGCCACGATCGAATTCTCGCGCGACGACATTCCGACCGGCCCGCTCCTGCGCGAACTGGTGCAAACCTTCCCTTCCAGCAGCGTGATCGAAGTCGGCCAGATGCTCGTGCAGGCGCGCACGATTTTGAGCCAGGTCGGCATCGCCACGCTTGCTGCGGCTTCGGTTGCGGTCCTTGCGGGTCTTGCGGTCTTGCTCGGGGCGATCGCCGCAGCGCGCGCTGCCCGCACTTACGACACGGTCGTGCTGCGGGTGCTGGGTGCCAGCCGCAACCAGGTGCTGATGATGCAGCTCATCGAATATGCGCTGCTGGCGCTGATCCTCGCCGTCGTCGCGCTTGCCATCGGCAGCGGACTCGGCTGGCTGGTCGTCACCCAGCTCTTCGAATTCGACTGGCTGCCAGACTGGGGCATTGTGCTGGCCGTGCTGGGCGCCGGGCTGGCGCTGGTGGTGACCTTTGCCCTCGCAGGTTCGCTCCCCCTGCTCAGGGCCAAACCGGCGCAGGCGCTAAGGGCGCTGTAG
- a CDS encoding DUF805 domain-containing protein, which yields MDWMLLPFRRYFDFSGRSRRKEFWMFALLNVIVYAVLMVLMFGLGSGTEAMLAADPDDPFAIYGAMFGGLGILILIWGLIVLIPSVAVSVRRLHDRDLSGWWYLAVIIGSLIPIVGFLVSIGFLVLMALPGTEGANRFGPDPKGGADPSVFE from the coding sequence ATGGATTGGATGCTGTTGCCGTTCAGGCGCTATTTCGACTTTTCCGGCCGCTCGCGGCGGAAGGAATTCTGGATGTTCGCGCTGCTCAACGTCATCGTTTACGCGGTGCTTATGGTCCTGATGTTCGGCCTCGGGAGCGGGACCGAGGCCATGCTCGCCGCCGACCCCGACGATCCTTTCGCGATATACGGCGCGATGTTCGGGGGCCTTGGCATCCTCATCCTGATCTGGGGGCTTATTGTCCTCATCCCCAGCGTTGCGGTCTCGGTGCGTCGCCTGCATGACCGCGATCTATCCGGCTGGTGGTACCTGGCTGTCATCATCGGTAGCCTGATCCCGATCGTCGGCTTTCTCGTTTCGATCGGTTTTCTCGTCCTGATGGCATTGCCGGGGACCGAAGGCGCCAATCGCTTCGGACCCGACCCCAAGGGCGGAGCAGATCCATCGGTATTCGAATAG